Proteins encoded together in one Anaerotignum propionicum DSM 1682 window:
- a CDS encoding ABC transporter ATP-binding protein: MQFGGVVAVNNLSLEVHKGEIVSLIGPNGAGKTTAFNVITGVYAPTNGSVDFENKLIISNYPKGKMEKMYAGINKGKYKKVLEPTPDKITNLGIARTFQNIRLFKELTVLENVLIAKHMRMKANVFADTFLLNWKEEKKMKEDSLELLRILDLYDLKDEKSSSLPYGKQRHLEIARALATKPSLLLLDEPAAGLNPQETDELTAFIKKIRDQFHLTVFMIEHHMNLVMDISDRIYVIDFGKMIADGTPNEIQNNQRVIDAYLGVAEDE; the protein is encoded by the coding sequence ATGCAATTTGGTGGTGTTGTGGCAGTAAATAACCTATCCCTAGAGGTACATAAGGGAGAAATTGTTTCTCTCATCGGCCCAAACGGCGCCGGAAAAACAACAGCCTTTAATGTTATCACCGGTGTTTATGCACCAACCAATGGCAGTGTAGACTTTGAAAATAAGCTTATCATCTCCAACTACCCCAAAGGTAAAATGGAAAAAATGTATGCAGGGATAAATAAGGGAAAATACAAAAAAGTATTGGAACCAACCCCTGATAAAATTACAAATTTGGGCATCGCCCGTACCTTTCAAAACATCCGTTTGTTCAAAGAGCTCACCGTTTTGGAAAATGTATTGATTGCAAAGCATATGCGCATGAAGGCCAATGTTTTTGCTGATACCTTCCTCCTAAATTGGAAGGAAGAAAAGAAGATGAAGGAGGATTCTCTGGAGCTTTTGCGCATTCTGGACTTATATGACCTAAAGGACGAAAAATCCAGCTCCCTCCCCTATGGGAAACAACGTCATTTGGAAATTGCCCGTGCTTTGGCAACCAAACCGTCTCTGCTTTTATTGGATGAGCCTGCCGCAGGGCTGAATCCCCAAGAGACTGACGAATTAACTGCCTTTATCAAAAAAATCAGAGATCAATTTCATCTTACGGTTTTTATGATTGAGCACCATATGAATCTGGTAATGGATATTTCCGATCGTATCTATGTAATCGATTTTGGTAAAATGATTGCAGATGGCACACCCAATGAAATTCAGAATAATCAAAGGGTTATTGATGCTTATTTGGGGGTGGCTGAAGATGAGTAA
- a CDS encoding PEGA domain-containing protein — MKDYHFEKDEHEFDETIRLDDINKEMKKFENDQPKDDLGDKDAFLDAFESEKFDRLPTGNTPNGPSEITRGTPRKKVEEPFLNKKTAAMLAVVAVIVAIASFALVRGLFFSGNRNPNLAKEQTPVLIQGALASGELIVYDIKGNANKSILVTQDTEFTDTQGQGVKDVPLRVGDLILVGLDKDGKTVLTLNQGGKIKTVEETGLTADTASKNLLGEGKKFSYGEQAIFMYNHEELNPKDLEACDVLVLKSYEDVVWSVEVAEFHGYISIENKDNIVNGKFQLDEAAAVPLAEVERIPLKEGTHKVTVSGDNIEERTDSIFVETGEVYVYDLSKAQEKVGVLIINANVTGYKLYINGTLVDSSVPSVLPLGEYDVVILKNGYTEWSQHVVLDKDTLSVDANLQKDIQFGSVGISVNVDGAQIYIDGKDMGVAPMELNLPYGSYSLGVEKNGYQSFSTVINVNSGSSHMNVELERE, encoded by the coding sequence GTGAAAGACTATCACTTTGAAAAAGATGAGCACGAATTTGATGAAACGATTCGTTTAGATGATATTAATAAGGAAATGAAGAAGTTTGAAAATGATCAGCCTAAGGATGACTTGGGTGACAAGGATGCATTTTTGGATGCCTTTGAGTCTGAAAAGTTTGACCGTTTGCCAACTGGAAACACCCCTAATGGCCCTTCTGAGATTACTCGTGGGACACCAAGAAAAAAAGTGGAAGAGCCCTTTTTGAATAAGAAGACTGCGGCAATGCTTGCTGTGGTTGCAGTAATTGTGGCAATAGCCAGCTTTGCTCTGGTGCGGGGCCTGTTTTTTTCCGGAAATAGAAATCCAAATTTAGCCAAGGAGCAAACCCCTGTTTTGATTCAAGGGGCGTTGGCCAGTGGTGAATTAATTGTTTATGATATAAAGGGGAATGCCAATAAAAGCATCCTTGTAACGCAAGATACAGAATTTACTGATACCCAAGGCCAAGGGGTTAAGGATGTTCCTCTTCGTGTAGGGGATCTTATTTTAGTGGGTTTGGATAAGGATGGCAAGACTGTATTAACCTTGAATCAGGGCGGAAAAATAAAAACTGTGGAAGAGACAGGGCTTACAGCAGATACCGCTTCAAAGAATCTGCTTGGAGAAGGGAAAAAATTTAGCTATGGAGAGCAGGCAATTTTTATGTATAATCACGAGGAACTGAATCCTAAGGATTTGGAGGCTTGCGATGTGCTGGTTCTAAAAAGCTATGAAGATGTTGTATGGTCTGTAGAAGTGGCAGAGTTTCATGGCTATATCTCCATAGAGAATAAAGATAATATCGTAAATGGGAAGTTTCAGCTGGATGAAGCAGCAGCAGTCCCCCTTGCAGAAGTGGAGCGCATTCCTCTGAAGGAAGGAACCCATAAGGTTACGGTCTCAGGTGATAATATTGAAGAAAGAACAGACAGTATTTTTGTGGAGACAGGGGAAGTTTATGTATATGACCTCTCAAAGGCACAGGAAAAAGTGGGGGTTTTAATCATCAACGCCAATGTAACGGGGTACAAGCTTTATATCAATGGAACTTTGGTGGATAGCAGTGTGCCCTCTGTATTACCCTTAGGAGAGTATGACGTGGTGATATTAAAAAATGGCTATACAGAATGGAGCCAGCATGTTGTTCTGGACAAGGATACACTGTCTGTTGATGCAAATTTGCAAAAAGATATTCAATTTGGTTCTGTTGGCATTTCCGTCAATGTGGATGGAGCTCAGATTTATATTGATGGGAAAGACATGGGTGTTGCGCCCATGGAATTAAATCTCCCCTATGGCAGTTATAGCCTTGGGGTAGAGAAAAATGGGTATCAATCCTTTTCCACTGTAATTAATGTCAACAGTGGCTCAAGCCATATGAATGTGGAACTGGAAAGAGAATAA
- a CDS encoding ABC transporter ATP-binding protein yields MLEIKNLVVSYGGIEAVKGIHMTVPEGEIVTLIGANGAGKSTTLKSISGLVKPKQASILYKGKEIVGQSPDFIVSQGITLVPEGRRVFPNLTVMENLKIGAYLRKDNLKDDLEYVFSLFPRLREREWQMAGTLSGGEQQMLAVGRALMSKPKVIMMDEPSLGLAPLVVRDIFNIIQTINQEGITVLLIEQNANMALKIAHKAYVIETGNITKEGTGAELLANDEIKEAYLGKTK; encoded by the coding sequence ATATTGGAAATCAAAAACTTAGTGGTCTCCTACGGAGGCATTGAGGCTGTAAAAGGCATTCATATGACTGTGCCGGAAGGAGAAATCGTAACCTTAATTGGTGCCAACGGTGCGGGAAAATCCACTACACTAAAGTCCATTTCCGGCTTGGTGAAGCCGAAGCAAGCTTCTATTCTCTATAAAGGAAAGGAAATTGTAGGGCAGTCTCCTGACTTTATAGTCTCTCAAGGTATCACCCTTGTTCCTGAGGGACGTAGAGTGTTTCCTAACCTCACTGTAATGGAAAACCTAAAAATAGGGGCTTATTTGCGCAAAGACAATCTAAAAGACGATTTAGAATATGTTTTCAGCCTATTCCCCCGCTTAAGGGAGCGAGAATGGCAAATGGCAGGCACCCTTTCCGGTGGTGAACAGCAAATGCTGGCAGTGGGACGGGCGCTAATGAGTAAACCGAAGGTGATTATGATGGATGAACCCTCATTGGGCTTGGCACCTTTGGTGGTAAGAGATATTTTTAATATCATTCAGACAATCAATCAAGAGGGCATTACTGTTTTATTAATAGAGCAGAACGCAAACATGGCTTTAAAAATCGCCCACAAGGCTTATGTTATTGAAACAGGTAACATAACCAAGGAAGGAACCGGTGCTGAGCTTTTGGCAAATGATGAAATCAAGGAAGCATACCTTGGCAAAACAAAATAA
- a CDS encoding dihydrofolate reductase — protein sequence MNVIVAVDEQWGIGKDGDLLCRISGDMKRFRAITSGNVLILGRKTLESFPNKKPLPNREHIVLTNNLEYQAEGVTLCHSIAEIPSVLESFKEKEIFVAGGESIYEQLLPFCQKAYVTKIHAAFPADTRFPNLDAMPEWEIVEEEEQEENGVKFTFVLYQRKK from the coding sequence ATGAATGTAATCGTAGCGGTAGATGAGCAATGGGGCATCGGCAAGGATGGGGATTTGTTGTGCCGTATTTCGGGGGACATGAAGCGGTTTCGTGCCATAACCTCTGGGAATGTATTGATTTTGGGAAGAAAGACCTTAGAGTCTTTCCCCAATAAAAAACCCTTGCCCAATCGGGAACATATTGTTTTGACTAATAATTTAGAATATCAGGCGGAGGGTGTTACCCTTTGCCATAGCATAGCGGAGATACCCAGCGTTTTGGAGTCATTTAAAGAAAAAGAAATTTTTGTTGCAGGTGGAGAAAGTATTTATGAACAGCTTTTGCCTTTTTGCCAGAAGGCGTATGTGACGAAAATTCATGCAGCCTTTCCTGCAGATACCCGTTTTCCCAATTTGGATGCTATGCCTGAATGGGAGATTGTTGAGGAAGAAGAGCAAGAAGAAAACGGTGTGAAATTTACGTTTGTTTTGTATCAGAGAAAGAAATAA
- a CDS encoding branched-chain amino acid ABC transporter permease, which produces MTEKKKTQLKILFSVIALLICAGVLYYVNHFTKPTFMLRTVLQLGAIYALVAVSMNLLNGFTGLFSLGQAGFMAVGAYTFAIFTIPAKSRPGVYYLYGVADWLSNLQVPIWAGLVLAGLVAAILAAIIGAPVLRLKSDYFAIATLGFAEIVRIIVGSSPMNRVTNGSLGLKLIPKFPNFYFPFIVVGICILVVCLLIRSSYGRSFKAIREDEIAAEAMGINLAKHKQLSFIISSFFAGVGGALMGMYLGAITSTTFNITLTYNILLIVVIGGMGSVTGSIISSLLVIAAREWWLRFLDMETFIGSFKVPLLKNGFRMVVFSVILMLVVLFFRRGIMGMKEFNWDFILNRLDKKKKVGGEGCE; this is translated from the coding sequence ATGACAGAAAAAAAGAAAACCCAATTGAAAATCCTTTTTTCCGTGATTGCCCTTTTGATCTGTGCAGGTGTTTTGTATTATGTAAATCATTTTACTAAGCCTACCTTCATGCTTCGCACTGTATTGCAATTAGGCGCAATCTATGCCCTTGTGGCAGTTTCTATGAATTTATTAAACGGTTTTACCGGTTTATTTTCCCTTGGGCAGGCAGGCTTTATGGCAGTTGGCGCATATACCTTTGCCATCTTTACTATTCCCGCTAAAAGTCGCCCAGGGGTATACTATCTTTACGGCGTTGCCGATTGGCTTTCCAATCTTCAAGTGCCCATTTGGGCAGGACTAGTTTTGGCAGGCCTTGTGGCGGCGATCCTAGCGGCAATCATCGGTGCTCCTGTACTCCGCTTAAAAAGCGATTATTTCGCCATTGCAACATTAGGATTTGCAGAAATCGTTCGTATTATTGTAGGTAGTTCCCCGATGAATCGTGTCACCAACGGCTCCTTAGGACTAAAGCTGATTCCCAAGTTCCCTAACTTTTATTTTCCATTTATCGTTGTAGGAATTTGCATTCTCGTTGTTTGCTTACTCATTCGTTCCTCCTACGGGCGCTCCTTCAAAGCTATCCGAGAGGACGAAATTGCCGCTGAGGCAATGGGCATTAACCTTGCAAAGCATAAACAGCTTTCCTTTATCATTAGCTCCTTTTTTGCAGGGGTTGGCGGTGCGTTAATGGGTATGTATCTGGGGGCAATCACCTCAACAACTTTTAATATTACGTTAACCTATAACATTCTGCTGATTGTTGTAATTGGCGGTATGGGGTCCGTTACGGGCAGTATCATTTCTTCTCTTTTGGTTATTGCCGCAAGGGAGTGGTGGCTGCGTTTCTTAGATATGGAGACCTTTATCGGTAGCTTTAAGGTTCCTCTGCTAAAAAACGGCTTCCGTATGGTGGTTTTTTCTGTCATTTTAATGCTTGTCGTGTTGTTCTTCCGCCGTGGCATCATGGGAATGAAAGAATTCAATTGGGATTTTATATTAAATCGACTGGATAAAAAGAAAAAGGTAGGAGGTGAGGGCTGTGAGTGA
- a CDS encoding branched-chain amino acid ABC transporter permease yields MTANAFLQYCLTGISIGGIYALIAIGYTMVYGILRLINFAHGDIFMMAAYFMIFSMVNFALPWYLAIIVVISATVALGVCIEKLAYKPLRSAPRMSIMISAIGVSYFLQNVATYLFSALPKPYPTIGFLTKTISIGGISTSVVTFITPILTLGFVFILMQLINHTKIGMAMRAVSKDFETSQLMGIKINRVISITFVIGCFLAALGSILYFTPRPSVYPLAGSLPGLKCFIAAVFGGIGSIPGAVLGGFIIGLSETFIKAAGYSEFSDVFTFILLIVILLIKPTGLFGEKITEKV; encoded by the coding sequence ATGACAGCAAATGCATTTTTACAATATTGTTTAACAGGTATTTCCATCGGCGGTATTTATGCCCTCATTGCCATTGGCTATACCATGGTATATGGCATTTTACGCTTAATTAACTTCGCCCATGGGGATATTTTCATGATGGCGGCTTATTTTATGATTTTTTCCATGGTAAATTTCGCTTTGCCCTGGTATTTGGCAATTATTGTGGTGATTTCTGCAACGGTAGCTCTTGGCGTATGTATCGAAAAATTGGCTTACAAGCCTTTAAGAAGCGCACCCCGTATGTCTATTATGATTTCAGCTATCGGTGTTTCCTACTTCTTGCAAAACGTGGCTACTTATTTATTCTCAGCTTTGCCAAAGCCCTATCCAACCATTGGCTTTTTGACAAAGACCATTTCCATTGGTGGAATTTCTACCTCGGTGGTAACTTTTATCACACCAATATTAACGCTGGGATTTGTATTTATTCTAATGCAGTTAATCAATCATACAAAAATCGGTATGGCCATGAGAGCCGTTTCTAAGGATTTTGAAACCTCTCAGCTTATGGGCATTAAAATTAACCGTGTCATTAGCATCACCTTTGTCATTGGCTGTTTTTTGGCAGCACTTGGTTCTATCCTTTATTTTACTCCCCGCCCCTCTGTATACCCCCTTGCCGGCTCACTACCGGGCTTAAAATGCTTTATTGCGGCAGTATTCGGGGGCATCGGCTCTATTCCCGGTGCAGTTTTGGGCGGGTTTATCATCGGCCTTTCAGAAACCTTTATTAAGGCGGCAGGCTATTCTGAATTTAGCGATGTATTTACGTTTATTTTACTCATCGTCATTTTACTAATTAAGCCAACAGGTTTGTTTGGCGAAAAAATAACTGAGAAGGTGTAA
- a CDS encoding ABC transporter substrate-binding protein codes for MKKFLALTLSAALMLSLAACGGGTTGDDAAKDNAAATGVAIEGDTIKIGVFEPTTGENGGGGMQEVLGMRYANKVNPTVDINGTTYKIQLVEVDNQSDKTAAVTAAQSLISSGVVAVLGSYGSGVSIAAGQTFADAQVPAIGASCTNPQVTLGNDFYFRTCFLDPFQGTVMASYAIEKGYKTAALVSQNGDDYSTGLAAFFKQAFEGMGGTIVADETYQTNESDFNAILTTIKGANPDCIFAPSSIATATLLLPQAQANGIKAQIIASDTWENETIITAAGSAAEGVALSTFFDEHDESNPVAKEFVEGFKAYLNGDPQNLTLNGGSDGVAAVSALGYDAYMSIYEALKALDGAEALNSVALRDALKAVSFNGVTGAISFDENGDAVKNVAYIKQIKDGKFNFLKTQSAE; via the coding sequence ATGAAAAAGTTCCTTGCTTTGACTTTGTCAGCTGCACTGATGCTGTCCTTGGCAGCTTGTGGTGGCGGCACAACCGGTGATGATGCTGCAAAAGATAACGCCGCAGCAACGGGTGTTGCAATTGAAGGCGACACAATCAAAATCGGTGTTTTCGAGCCTACAACCGGAGAAAATGGCGGTGGTGGCATGCAGGAAGTACTGGGTATGCGTTATGCAAACAAAGTAAATCCTACCGTTGACATTAATGGCACTACATACAAAATTCAATTAGTAGAGGTTGATAACCAGTCCGATAAAACAGCGGCGGTTACAGCAGCGCAGTCCTTAATCAGCTCCGGCGTTGTTGCAGTGCTGGGCTCTTACGGCTCCGGCGTTTCCATTGCCGCAGGACAAACCTTTGCTGATGCACAAGTTCCTGCAATAGGTGCATCCTGTACAAACCCTCAGGTAACCTTGGGTAACGATTTCTATTTCCGTACCTGCTTCTTAGATCCTTTCCAAGGTACCGTAATGGCTTCTTATGCAATTGAGAAGGGTTACAAAACCGCAGCTCTTGTAAGCCAGAACGGCGATGACTATTCCACAGGCCTTGCGGCATTCTTTAAGCAAGCATTTGAAGGCATGGGCGGCACCATTGTTGCAGATGAAACCTATCAGACAAATGAGTCTGATTTTAATGCAATCCTGACAACAATTAAAGGTGCAAACCCTGATTGTATCTTTGCGCCTTCCTCTATCGCTACTGCGACTCTGCTTCTGCCACAGGCACAGGCAAACGGCATTAAGGCACAGATTATTGCCAGCGATACATGGGAAAATGAAACCATCATCACTGCTGCTGGCTCTGCCGCAGAAGGGGTTGCTCTCTCCACATTCTTTGACGAGCATGATGAATCTAATCCTGTTGCAAAAGAATTTGTTGAAGGCTTCAAGGCTTACTTGAACGGCGATCCTCAGAACCTCACATTAAACGGTGGTTCCGACGGTGTTGCTGCTGTTTCCGCTTTGGGCTATGATGCATATATGTCCATCTACGAAGCGCTGAAGGCATTAGATGGCGCTGAAGCATTAAATTCCGTTGCTTTGCGTGATGCATTAAAAGCAGTATCCTTCAACGGCGTAACCGGTGCAATCTCCTTTGATGAAAACGGCGACGCTGTAAAGAATGTAGCTTACATCAAACAGATTAAAGATGGCAAGTTTAACTTCTTAAAAACACAGTCTGCTGAATAA
- a CDS encoding CCA tRNA nucleotidyltransferase, with product MFSVALPQDVLYIIKTLNQAGHQAYIVGGCVRDTILHTQPKDWDITTSAKPEETKKLFSHTFDTGIQHGTITVVLNHTNYEVTTYRIEGEYEDCRHPSGVTFTNNLQEDLLRRDFTMNAIAYHPEEGYLDFFHGMEDIQSKTIRGVGAPALRFQEDALRMLRCVRFAAQLGFDVEEETYQALCENRELIKKISVERIHDEMDKLWLCHHEDKMPLLWQSGLLTEIDEQLANRLMQREHGLLEDLKKAPKESVLRWTIVLQDYSPQEAKAFLKKLKFDNDSLKRICILLENINQALPTLGYPLRGLISKLGLEAVSQLIILQEILRPTAPSLQTAQCLDKIIADGDCLTLKELAVDGQMLMEIGVPKGKELGKLLSLLLDFVHQNPERNQKNILLEKAREFM from the coding sequence ATGTTTTCAGTTGCATTGCCCCAGGATGTTTTATATATCATAAAAACGTTGAATCAAGCAGGCCACCAAGCTTACATTGTTGGAGGTTGTGTCAGAGATACCATTTTACACACCCAACCTAAGGATTGGGATATTACCACCTCAGCAAAGCCTGAGGAAACGAAAAAACTGTTTTCCCATACCTTTGACACCGGTATTCAGCATGGTACCATAACCGTTGTTTTAAATCATACCAATTATGAGGTAACCACCTATCGCATAGAGGGAGAATATGAGGATTGTCGTCATCCCAGTGGTGTAACCTTCACGAATAATTTGCAGGAGGATTTATTACGGCGAGACTTCACTATGAATGCCATTGCTTACCACCCAGAAGAGGGCTATCTGGACTTTTTTCACGGCATGGAGGATATTCAGTCAAAAACCATTCGAGGCGTAGGAGCGCCTGCTTTGCGGTTTCAAGAGGATGCTTTGCGCATGCTTCGCTGTGTAAGGTTTGCAGCACAATTGGGTTTTGATGTAGAAGAGGAAACCTATCAGGCCCTTTGCGAGAACAGAGAATTGATCAAAAAAATCAGCGTAGAACGGATTCATGACGAAATGGACAAACTATGGCTATGCCACCATGAAGATAAGATGCCCCTACTTTGGCAAAGCGGTCTCTTAACTGAAATTGATGAACAGCTTGCAAACCGCCTGATGCAACGAGAGCATGGCCTTTTAGAGGATCTCAAAAAAGCTCCAAAGGAGTCTGTTTTGCGTTGGACTATAGTTTTACAAGACTATTCCCCCCAAGAGGCAAAGGCTTTTTTAAAAAAACTCAAGTTTGACAATGATAGTTTAAAAAGAATCTGCATACTTCTTGAAAATATCAATCAGGCCCTACCCACCCTAGGGTATCCTTTAAGAGGACTTATCAGTAAGCTGGGGCTTGAAGCGGTGAGTCAGCTTATTATATTGCAAGAAATTTTGCGTCCTACAGCACCCTCTTTGCAGACGGCACAATGTCTGGATAAAATTATAGCAGACGGAGACTGCCTTACGTTAAAGGAATTGGCTGTGGATGGACAAATGCTCATGGAAATTGGTGTACCCAAGGGAAAGGAGCTAGGCAAGCTTTTATCTCTACTTTTGGACTTTGTGCATCAAAATCCTGAGAGAAACCAAAAAAATATCTTACTGGAAAAAGCAAGGGAGTTTATGTAA
- the thyA gene encoding thymidylate synthase — protein MSKADKIFIKNCKEILENGFSTEKEKVRPHWEDGTPAYTIKTFGVVNRYDLSEEFPLLTLRATNWKAAIDEILWIWQKKSNNINDLNSKIWDSWADENGSIGKAYGYQLGVPYTFKHGTMDQVDNVLWQLKNTPYSRRIMTNIYNFGDLMEMGLEPCAYSMTFNVVGDKLNAILNQRSQDTLAANNWNVVQYSALLMMFAQVSGLKAGELVHVISDMHIYDRHVPMIQDLMEREQYPAPKVRLNPEIKNFYDFTVADFIVEDYQHGKPIGKVPVAI, from the coding sequence ATGAGTAAAGCCGACAAAATTTTTATCAAAAATTGCAAGGAAATCCTTGAAAATGGGTTTTCTACTGAAAAAGAAAAGGTGCGTCCCCATTGGGAAGACGGTACCCCTGCATATACCATAAAAACCTTTGGGGTTGTGAATCGTTATGATCTTTCTGAAGAGTTCCCTCTTTTGACACTAAGAGCGACAAATTGGAAAGCAGCCATCGATGAAATTCTTTGGATTTGGCAGAAAAAATCTAACAATATCAATGATTTAAACAGTAAAATTTGGGATTCTTGGGCGGATGAAAATGGTTCTATTGGTAAAGCTTACGGTTATCAGCTTGGGGTTCCCTATACCTTCAAGCATGGCACCATGGATCAGGTAGATAATGTGCTATGGCAGTTGAAAAATACTCCTTATTCTCGCCGAATCATGACGAATATTTATAACTTTGGGGATTTGATGGAAATGGGGCTGGAGCCTTGTGCTTACAGCATGACCTTTAACGTGGTGGGAGACAAGCTCAACGCAATACTTAACCAGCGTTCTCAGGATACCCTTGCGGCAAACAACTGGAATGTGGTGCAATATTCTGCTCTATTGATGATGTTTGCTCAGGTAAGCGGATTAAAGGCAGGAGAGCTGGTTCATGTAATCAGTGATATGCATATTTATGACAGGCATGTGCCTATGATTCAAGATTTAATGGAAAGAGAGCAGTATCCTGCTCCAAAGGTGCGATTGAATCCAGAGATAAAGAACTTTTATGATTTTACAGTGGCAGATTTTATCGTAGAGGATTATCAGCATGGAAAGCCCATAGGAAAAGTGCCTGTGGCAATATGA
- a CDS encoding MerR family transcriptional regulator, translating into MLKIGVFSKLSRISIRMLRHYDEIGLLEPKTIDSESGYRYYSEAQLPIAERITSLKQMGFSLAVIKEIVENFDNAQAFAQLLAVKKAEVMEEAEDIRRRLVLLETTIAKLRKDESAMTYSVSLKEMPERYVASVRQIIPAYDQEGMLWHTLMAETAPLQIQDTEPCYTLAIFHDGEHKESDVDVEVQKSVKGTYPNTEHVVFKTVPPELIASATYQGSYEKISEVNEAVANWVRDNDYEFNGLSFSIYHISPHETSDSSQWVTEVCYPVKKK; encoded by the coding sequence ATGCTTAAAATTGGTGTGTTTTCAAAACTATCAAGAATCAGCATACGAATGCTGCGCCATTATGACGAAATAGGACTATTGGAACCAAAAACCATTGACTCCGAAAGCGGTTACCGCTATTACAGTGAGGCGCAACTCCCTATTGCAGAAAGAATTACTTCTTTGAAACAAATGGGGTTTTCTTTAGCAGTTATTAAGGAAATCGTCGAAAACTTTGATAATGCCCAGGCCTTTGCCCAATTGCTGGCTGTGAAAAAAGCAGAGGTCATGGAGGAGGCTGAGGATATTCGCCGCCGATTGGTTCTTTTGGAAACAACCATAGCCAAACTCAGAAAGGATGAATCAGCTATGACTTATAGTGTATCATTAAAAGAAATGCCCGAAAGATATGTGGCAAGCGTTAGACAAATTATCCCCGCCTATGACCAAGAAGGAATGCTTTGGCATACCCTAATGGCGGAAACCGCACCCCTTCAAATTCAGGATACAGAACCCTGTTATACACTGGCTATTTTTCATGACGGTGAGCATAAGGAATCCGATGTGGATGTGGAGGTGCAAAAATCTGTGAAAGGAACGTATCCCAACACAGAGCACGTTGTATTTAAAACCGTTCCTCCCGAATTAATTGCTTCTGCCACCTATCAAGGTAGCTATGAAAAAATCAGCGAGGTAAATGAGGCTGTTGCAAATTGGGTAAGAGACAATGATTATGAATTTAACGGTCTCTCTTTCTCCATTTATCACATCAGCCCTCATGAAACCTCAGATAGTAGTCAGTGGGTAACTGAGGTTTGCTATCCCGTGAAAAAGAAATAA